A region of Nostoc sp. 'Peltigera membranacea cyanobiont' N6 DNA encodes the following proteins:
- a CDS encoding glycosyltransferase: MDKLLSIINSNNFEVSFKQTRKDKLPPVVTRIALLVTTEYEGIFRNGGIGTYYRTLSERLAAEDFYVVLLLCQSQKKFDGESTIPAVKHIFSTSECMDVLELQPTHLAILSQLQDGEWVDYESYCALFFAQAIASTFPNTYTYIEFPEMLGLGYRTVQAKRSRVLGENCVVAVTLHSGQEWLQEAHASYTHSHPDWFWQTSHYEQYSFEQADLAFFLSHFLKEKVEKYGWKTSHALHLPYCFSVIEQPLKTITLRNDLQRLVDQDKIPLVFFGRLEERKGLFTFLEAIELLESNIIEKVHIIFLGKNVELQAEGLQGLDSQQYIKQKLGSNCYTIVTDLFSQEAIRLVNLLRCAIVCLTSSQENFPHTALEMGQLPVSLIVSDTGGFRETLNLIERTGGVRWFIPENVRSLAQAMIQAISAYPEKFGVPMREFLHFVNQRLLNQRFEYMKQAFCQTATSPTSYLDKSEPRRWILGMTSIDEQLFLENYAQNEYSGRGEIVELGCWFGSSTISLVMGLEANSCVTNKNQRIHAYDIFIWCSLANMPQSVIGTSLEGKYKDGDSFLDEYLERINPWSHLIHVHPGDLAEIGWQQGEIECLFIDAMKSWELTNSIIKNFFPYLIPEVSLVIHQDFAHYYTSWIHLIMSRLREYLVPIEHLFIYSSRAFRYVKPIPNELLQNSYSFDSFSETEIEAAFDYSLEITPKKMQPNILAAKVMHFIHIKNFEKAKLEFKESTAQLDYLEWMELADVQKIAKMYYSIDLLS, encoded by the coding sequence ATGGATAAATTGCTTTCTATAATTAACTCTAACAACTTTGAAGTCAGCTTCAAACAGACAAGAAAAGACAAATTGCCCCCGGTAGTTACACGAATAGCATTACTTGTCACAACCGAATACGAAGGCATTTTTAGGAATGGTGGAATTGGCACTTACTACCGCACTCTCAGTGAGAGATTAGCAGCAGAAGACTTTTATGTTGTGCTACTGCTTTGCCAAAGTCAAAAGAAGTTTGATGGAGAGTCAACGATTCCCGCAGTGAAACATATTTTTTCGACCAGTGAATGTATGGATGTACTAGAATTACAGCCGACTCACTTGGCAATTTTATCTCAGTTGCAGGATGGGGAATGGGTAGACTACGAGAGCTATTGTGCGCTGTTTTTTGCTCAGGCGATCGCCTCTACATTTCCTAACACCTATACCTACATTGAATTTCCAGAAATGCTGGGATTGGGATACCGCACGGTTCAAGCCAAGCGATCGCGTGTTTTAGGAGAAAATTGTGTGGTGGCTGTGACTTTGCATAGTGGGCAGGAGTGGCTGCAAGAAGCTCATGCAAGCTACACACATTCTCATCCTGACTGGTTTTGGCAAACGAGCCATTATGAGCAATATTCCTTTGAACAGGCAGATTTAGCATTTTTTCTGTCGCATTTTCTCAAAGAGAAAGTGGAGAAGTATGGTTGGAAAACATCTCATGCTTTGCATTTACCCTATTGTTTTTCAGTCATTGAACAACCGTTGAAAACAATTACGCTGAGAAATGATTTACAACGGCTTGTTGATCAAGATAAAATTCCCCTTGTCTTTTTTGGACGATTAGAGGAGAGAAAAGGGCTTTTCACCTTCCTAGAAGCAATCGAACTACTAGAAAGTAATATTATTGAAAAAGTTCATATCATCTTTCTGGGCAAGAACGTTGAGCTTCAGGCAGAGGGTTTACAAGGGTTAGATAGCCAGCAATATATCAAACAAAAGTTAGGCTCTAATTGCTACACTATTGTGACCGATTTGTTCAGTCAAGAAGCGATTCGGTTGGTTAATTTGTTGCGTTGTGCGATTGTTTGCCTCACCAGTAGTCAAGAGAACTTTCCCCATACAGCATTAGAAATGGGACAATTACCTGTTAGTTTAATCGTTTCAGATACAGGTGGATTTCGAGAAACTCTCAATCTAATTGAACGCACGGGTGGTGTGCGCTGGTTCATACCGGAGAATGTGCGCTCTCTTGCACAAGCGATGATTCAAGCTATCTCAGCCTATCCAGAGAAATTTGGTGTACCGATGAGAGAGTTTCTCCATTTTGTGAATCAACGCTTGCTGAATCAAAGATTTGAATACATGAAGCAAGCTTTTTGTCAAACAGCTACATCACCCACAAGTTATCTAGATAAAAGTGAACCCAGGCGATGGATACTGGGTATGACTTCAATAGATGAGCAACTCTTTTTAGAGAACTATGCCCAAAATGAGTATTCAGGTAGAGGAGAGATTGTAGAACTCGGTTGCTGGTTTGGCTCATCAACTATTTCCTTAGTAATGGGACTTGAGGCTAATTCTTGTGTAACGAACAAAAACCAACGCATTCATGCTTATGATATTTTTATTTGGTGTTCACTGGCTAATATGCCGCAAAGTGTCATCGGCACTTCGTTAGAAGGAAAGTACAAAGATGGAGATAGTTTTCTAGATGAATACCTGGAGCGAATTAATCCTTGGAGTCATCTCATTCATGTCCATCCTGGGGATCTTGCAGAAATTGGCTGGCAACAAGGTGAAATCGAGTGTCTTTTTATTGATGCGATGAAATCCTGGGAATTAACAAATAGTATTATAAAAAATTTCTTTCCCTATCTGATTCCAGAAGTATCTCTGGTAATCCACCAAGACTTTGCTCATTACTATACATCTTGGATTCATCTAATTATGTCTCGCTTGCGAGAGTATCTAGTGCCGATTGAGCATCTCTTCATTTATTCCTCTAGAGCTTTTCGCTATGTCAAGCCGATTCCTAATGAGTTGTTACAAAATTCATATTCATTTGATAGTTTTTCTGAAACTGAGATTGAAGCCGCTTTTGATTATTCATTAGAGATTACACCCAAAAAAATGCAGCCGAATATTCTGGCAGCTAAAGTCATGCACTTTATTCATATCAAAAATTTTGAAAAAGCTAAGTTGGAGTTTAAAGAATCAACAGCACAGCTTGATTATTTGGAATGGATGGAGTTGGCTGATGTTCAAAAAATAGCTAAGATGTACTACTCAATTGACCTACTTAGTTAA
- a CDS encoding ISKra4 family transposase (programmed frameshift) has translation MTPEEEQQIKEYSRAIAKILYKSTTGEQLTSLAKIEEVVRSQMQEYVMPEVGGFFIENATGESSGYKRKIKSIIGELPITNSQAQKLEIRPHNQLSPYLEACCLRISASVSYQRAAEDIEYLTGVEVSKSVQQRLVHRQNFELPQVESTLEELSVDGGNIRIRTIKGQVCDWKGYKATCLHEKQAIAASFQENSLVIDWVKSQSLAPILTCLGDGHDGIWNIVRDFAPEHQRREVLDWFHLMENLHKIGGSNQRLNQAKTLLWQGKVDDAIAVFADCQLKQALNFCAYLEKHRHRIVNYQYYQAEQICSIGSGAIESTVKQIDRRTKISGAQWKSDNVPQVLAHRCAYLNGLIFAR, from the exons ATGACTCCTGAAGAAGAACAACAGATAAAAGAATATTCTCGTGCAATAGCAAAGATACTGTACAAAAGTACTACGGGTGAGCAACTCACAAGTTTGGCAAAAATAGAAGAAGTAGTACGCTCTCAAATGCAGGAATATGTCATGCCAGAAGTAGGGG GTTTTTTTATCGAAAATGCCACAGGAGAAAGCAGCGGATATAAACGAAAGATAAAAAGTATTATTGGAGAACTGCCAATTACAAACTCTCAAGCACAAAAGCTAGAAATTAGACCCCATAATCAATTGAGTCCATATCTAGAAGCTTGTTGTTTACGAATCAGCGCGTCGGTATCGTATCAACGTGCGGCAGAAGATATTGAATATTTAACTGGTGTAGAAGTATCAAAAAGTGTGCAGCAACGACTAGTGCATCGTCAAAATTTTGAATTACCGCAAGTAGAATCAACCTTGGAGGAATTGAGTGTGGATGGGGGAAATATCCGCATTCGTACAATCAAGGGACAAGTGTGTGATTGGAAGGGTTATAAAGCTACCTGCTTACATGAAAAACAGGCGATTGCTGCCTCATTTCAAGAAAATAGTCTTGTAATTGATTGGGTCAAAAGCCAATCACTTGCTCCTATCTTGACCTGTCTTGGCGATGGCCATGATGGTATTTGGAATATTGTCCGCGATTTTGCTCCTGAACACCAGCGTCGGGAGGTACTTGATTGGTTTCATCTGATGGAAAACCTACACAAGATTGGCGGTTCTAATCAACGGCTCAATCAGGCTAAAACCCTTCTCTGGCAAGGAAAAGTTGATGATGCTATCGCTGTTTTTGCTGACTGTCAGCTCAAACAAGCTTTGAATTTCTGTGCTTACCTTGAGAAACATCGACACCGGATTGTCAATTACCAATATTATCAAGCAGAACAAATCTGTTCCATTGGTTCTGGTGCTATTGAGTCTACTGTTAAACAGATTGACCGTCGAACCAAAATTTCTGGCGCACAATGGAAATCTGATAACGTTCCTCAAGTCTTAGCTCATCGTTGTGCTTATCTCAATGGATTAATCTTTGCTCGCTAA